A genomic region of Rickettsiales bacterium contains the following coding sequences:
- a CDS encoding UDP-glucose/GDP-mannose dehydrogenase family protein has product MKIVCVGTGYVGLVSGVCFSEFGFTVTCVDKDKSKIEKLNAGQVPIYEPGLDSLMHANVKAGRLFFSDDLAGALKDADVVFIAVGTPTRYDDSYGYADLSYVFAAAAEIARSSEKYILVVTKSTVPAGTGRKIAEVMREANPSLDFDVASNPEFLREGSAIEDFMRPDRVIVGVESKRAEDIISELYRPLKLTNTPILFTSIESSELIKYAANSFLATKIAFVNEMADLCERLGANIVDVAQGMGMDSRIGRRYLEPGPGFGGSCFPKDTLALVKMAESAGINSRIVEAVVLSNDLRKYRMTEKIIEACGGNLRNKTVAVLGLTFKPGTDDMRDSASLVIIPELLNGQAKVRVYDPQGMNEAKKLLTGKIDWCSEAYETMEGADILVILTEWNEFLRLDLEKVKSLLKLSTVVDLRNIYKRDEMKRAGLNYYSVGRPPVEVQEGRIHLATNSGTATKASK; this is encoded by the coding sequence ATGAAGATTGTATGTGTCGGAACCGGCTATGTCGGTCTTGTATCGGGTGTATGTTTTTCAGAATTCGGATTTACCGTAACTTGCGTCGATAAGGACAAAAGCAAGATAGAAAAGCTTAATGCCGGTCAGGTGCCGATTTATGAGCCTGGCCTGGACAGCCTGATGCATGCCAACGTTAAAGCGGGAAGGCTGTTTTTCAGCGACGATCTCGCAGGTGCGCTCAAGGATGCGGACGTGGTATTCATCGCAGTGGGAACGCCGACGCGTTATGATGACAGCTACGGCTATGCGGATCTTTCCTATGTATTCGCAGCGGCGGCTGAGATCGCGCGTTCAAGTGAAAAATATATTCTCGTCGTGACAAAATCCACCGTTCCGGCTGGTACGGGCAGAAAGATTGCGGAAGTGATGCGCGAAGCGAATCCATCGCTCGATTTTGATGTGGCTTCCAATCCTGAGTTCCTGCGTGAAGGTTCGGCCATTGAAGATTTCATGCGTCCCGACCGCGTAATCGTAGGCGTGGAAAGCAAACGTGCGGAAGATATTATTTCCGAATTGTATCGCCCGCTTAAGCTTACCAATACGCCGATTCTATTTACTTCGATTGAGTCTTCGGAATTAATCAAATACGCAGCTAACAGCTTCCTGGCTACGAAGATTGCTTTCGTTAACGAGATGGCGGATCTGTGCGAAAGGCTCGGCGCGAACATCGTGGATGTGGCGCAGGGCATGGGCATGGACAGCCGCATCGGCAGGCGCTATCTGGAACCGGGACCGGGCTTCGGCGGCTCGTGCTTCCCGAAAGATACGCTGGCGCTCGTGAAGATGGCGGAGTCGGCAGGGATCAACTCGCGCATTGTGGAAGCGGTCGTGCTGTCGAACGATCTTCGCAAATACCGCATGACGGAAAAGATCATTGAAGCGTGCGGCGGCAACTTGCGCAATAAGACCGTTGCGGTGCTGGGGCTTACGTTCAAGCCGGGCACGGACGATATGCGCGACAGTGCAAGCCTTGTCATTATTCCCGAACTGCTGAACGGGCAGGCGAAGGTCAGGGTATATGACCCGCAGGGTATGAATGAGGCGAAAAAGCTGCTCACAGGTAAGATCGACTGGTGCAGCGAAGCCTATGAAACCATGGAAGGTGCGGATATACTTGTCATCCTGACGGAGTGGAATGAGTTCCTGCGCCTTGACTTGGAGAAGGTGAAGAGCCTGCTGAAATTGTCGACTGTTGTTGATCTTCGCAATATCTATAAGCGTGACGAAATGAAGCGGGCAGGGCTGAACTATTACTCCGTCGGCAGGCCGCCGGTGGAAGTGCAGGAAGGCCGGATACATCTTGCGACCAATAGCGGTACGGCTACCAAAGCTTCCAAGTAG
- a CDS encoding cytochrome c1, protein MKKMKVSHLAGFALAAVLGLGAVAQATEGEEPKHLEWPFDGMTGRVDKKAAQRGFQIYSQVCSTCHSMNHLAYRNLQDLGFSEEEVKAVAASKLVPDFNDKGQAIMRPGKASDTFVAPYPNEEASRAAHGGAYPPDLSLIIKAREDGPNYVYSLITGFGKPAPADEKPVPNKFYNPYFSTHWISMPPPLSDGVVTYQDGTPATVDQMAKDVVIFLQWAAEPEMEQRKQMGLHVLGFLIVFTSLLYAAKRYVWRNVKH, encoded by the coding sequence ATGAAGAAGATGAAAGTATCGCATTTGGCTGGTTTCGCTCTGGCGGCTGTGCTTGGTTTAGGGGCTGTTGCGCAGGCGACGGAAGGCGAAGAACCGAAGCATCTTGAATGGCCGTTCGACGGCATGACAGGGCGTGTGGACAAGAAAGCTGCGCAGCGTGGCTTCCAAATCTATAGCCAGGTTTGCTCCACCTGCCATTCCATGAACCATCTTGCTTACCGTAACCTGCAGGACCTGGGGTTCAGCGAAGAAGAAGTGAAGGCTGTTGCTGCCAGCAAGCTCGTGCCGGACTTCAACGATAAAGGGCAGGCGATCATGCGTCCCGGCAAAGCATCGGATACCTTCGTCGCCCCTTATCCGAATGAAGAGGCTTCCCGTGCAGCGCATGGCGGTGCTTATCCGCCGGATCTGAGCCTTATTATCAAGGCGCGTGAAGACGGTCCGAACTATGTTTATTCGCTGATCACAGGATTCGGTAAACCTGCACCCGCAGATGAAAAGCCGGTGCCGAACAAATTCTACAACCCGTATTTCTCAACCCATTGGATTTCCATGCCGCCTCCGCTGTCTGACGGTGTCGTAACCTATCAGGATGGCACGCCTGCGACTGTTGACCAGATGGCGAAAGATGTCGTTATCTTCCTGCAGTGGGCTGCTGAACCGGAAATGGAGCAGCGCAAACAGATGGGCCTGCATGTGCTGGGCTTCCTGATTGTGTTTACCAGCCTACTTTATGCGGCTAAGCGTTATGTCTGGAGAAACGTGAAGCACTAG
- the rplA gene encoding 50S ribosomal protein L1, whose translation MAKKEKSAVKKEKAIGGKRYAAAAKQVDRAKAYTLKEAVALIKGGAKTKFDETVDISINLGVDVKQSDQQVRGMVAMPNGIGKTIRVAVFARGDKAADAVKAGAELVGADDLAEKILKGEMNFDRCIATPDMMAVVGKLGKVLGPRGLMPNPKLGTVTPNVAEAVKNAKSGQVEFRVEKAGIVHAGVAKASFSEQAIEQNLKAFFDAVNKAKPANSKGNYIKKVSVSTTMGPGVKVDVASLLAAA comes from the coding sequence ATGGCTAAGAAAGAAAAATCCGCAGTTAAGAAAGAAAAAGCCATTGGCGGCAAGCGTTACGCTGCTGCTGCAAAGCAGGTTGACCGTGCGAAGGCTTATACGCTGAAAGAAGCTGTTGCTCTGATCAAGGGGGGCGCTAAAACGAAGTTCGACGAGACGGTGGATATTTCCATCAATCTCGGTGTCGACGTGAAGCAGTCCGACCAGCAGGTGCGCGGCATGGTAGCGATGCCCAACGGTATCGGCAAGACGATCCGCGTTGCCGTATTCGCCCGTGGCGATAAAGCTGCTGACGCTGTGAAAGCCGGTGCTGAACTGGTTGGCGCTGACGACCTGGCGGAAAAGATCCTCAAAGGCGAAATGAACTTCGACCGTTGCATTGCAACCCCGGACATGATGGCGGTTGTGGGCAAGCTCGGTAAGGTGCTCGGTCCGCGTGGCCTGATGCCGAACCCGAAGCTCGGCACCGTTACGCCGAACGTGGCTGAAGCTGTAAAGAACGCTAAGAGCGGTCAGGTTGAATTCCGCGTTGAAAAAGCGGGCATCGTGCATGCCGGCGTTGCTAAGGCAAGCTTCAGCGAACAGGCTATTGAGCAGAACCTGAAAGCATTCTTCGATGCTGTCAACAAAGCAAAGCCTGCCAACAGCAAGGGCAACTATATTAAGAAAGTATCGGTTTCCACGACAATGGGACCGGGTGTGAAAGTGGATGTTGCGAGCCTGCTGGCCGCTGCATAA
- a CDS encoding folate-binding protein codes for MSTDSGQALLAGRSVIAVSGNDARDFLQGLITNDVRQVTPQLAIFTALLSPQGKFLYDFFIIEHEGKLLLDIERMYEAELVKRLSMYKLRAQVEIAPLSDWQVAAVWGTPPAGQGEVIYADPRLPAMGVRMLGRNLSVAGDEETYHAYRLALAIPDGAKDLTQNRSLPMEWGYDKLNAIDFNKGCYVGQEVTARSKHRATLHKMVHRVQADTALPPRDTAIMSGEREVGQMASSNGNIGLAMLNLDAVASGAPLEAAGVKLQAERPAWSLIP; via the coding sequence ATGTCGACAGATTCAGGGCAAGCCCTGCTTGCCGGGCGTAGTGTAATTGCGGTTTCGGGAAATGACGCGCGTGATTTCCTGCAGGGACTTATTACGAATGATGTGCGCCAGGTTACGCCGCAGCTGGCCATTTTTACTGCGCTGCTCTCGCCGCAGGGCAAGTTTCTCTATGACTTCTTTATTATCGAGCACGAGGGGAAGTTACTACTCGATATTGAGCGCATGTATGAAGCGGAACTGGTGAAGCGTCTCAGCATGTATAAATTGCGGGCACAGGTGGAGATTGCACCGCTCTCCGATTGGCAGGTGGCTGCCGTCTGGGGGACTCCACCGGCAGGGCAGGGTGAAGTTATCTATGCCGATCCCAGACTTCCGGCCATGGGAGTGCGTATGCTCGGCAGGAATCTTTCCGTCGCGGGTGATGAAGAAACATACCATGCATACAGGCTAGCGCTGGCGATTCCTGACGGAGCAAAGGATCTGACGCAGAACCGCTCCCTGCCGATGGAATGGGGGTATGACAAGCTCAATGCAATTGACTTCAACAAGGGTTGCTATGTGGGGCAGGAGGTGACGGCGCGCTCCAAACACCGCGCGACATTGCATAAAATGGTGCACCGCGTGCAGGCGGATACTGCATTGCCACCGCGCGACACTGCCATTATGTCTGGCGAGCGTGAAGTGGGGCAGATGGCGAGCAGCAACGGCAATATTGGGCTTGCAATGCTGAATCTGGATGCGGTTGCATCCGGTGCTCCGCTGGAGGCGGCAGGAGTGAAACTGCAGGCCGAACGTCCGGCCTGGTCGCTTATCCCTTAA
- the galU gene encoding UTP--glucose-1-phosphate uridylyltransferase GalU, with the protein MKKRVRKAVFPVGGLGTRFLPATKSMPKEMLPVVDKPIIHYAYEEAVAAGIEEFVFVTGRNKSAIEDHFDHSYELQHNLSKREKKKELELTSDWLPPAGSIAYTRQQEPLGLGHAVWCARQLIGDEPFAVILADDMVLAKKPCLAQMVKEYKGGNMAAVMDVPREHTKSYGILDIKHSEGKLVTAKGLVEKPDPKHAPSTLSIIGRYILDPSIFDVLENQKKGSGGEIQLTDAMNSMIPDMPFFGYRFDGRRYDCGNKVGYIEANIAFALNHDDMRDQVLEILKQFNK; encoded by the coding sequence ATGAAAAAGAGAGTCCGCAAAGCCGTATTTCCTGTTGGGGGGCTTGGCACGCGTTTCCTGCCCGCCACGAAGTCCATGCCTAAAGAGATGTTGCCGGTTGTGGATAAGCCTATTATCCATTATGCTTATGAAGAAGCGGTTGCCGCCGGGATTGAAGAATTTGTCTTCGTTACCGGGCGAAACAAAAGCGCGATCGAAGATCATTTCGACCATTCGTACGAATTGCAGCACAATCTTTCCAAGCGCGAGAAGAAGAAAGAGCTGGAGCTGACCTCCGACTGGCTTCCGCCTGCAGGCAGCATTGCCTATACGCGTCAGCAGGAACCGCTCGGTCTTGGCCACGCCGTGTGGTGCGCGCGCCAGCTGATCGGCGATGAGCCGTTCGCGGTGATTCTGGCGGACGATATGGTGCTCGCCAAAAAGCCCTGTCTTGCGCAGATGGTGAAGGAATATAAAGGCGGCAACATGGCTGCGGTGATGGATGTGCCAAGGGAGCACACTAAGAGCTACGGTATTCTCGATATCAAACACTCGGAAGGCAAGCTCGTGACCGCCAAGGGGCTGGTGGAAAAGCCGGACCCCAAGCATGCGCCGTCCACACTGTCGATCATTGGCCGTTACATTCTTGATCCCAGTATTTTCGATGTGCTGGAGAATCAGAAAAAAGGCAGCGGCGGCGAGATCCAGCTGACGGATGCCATGAACTCCATGATTCCGGATATGCCGTTCTTTGGGTATCGTTTTGACGGCAGGCGATATGACTGCGGTAATAAGGTCGGTTATATCGAGGCGAACATCGCGTTCGCGCTGAACCATGATGATATGCGCGACCAGGTGTTGGAGATTCTGAAACAGTTCAACAAGTGA
- a CDS encoding cytochrome b N-terminal domain-containing protein, producing MHHNDNTSSVQGEQNGAQGIGTTIKNWIEFRLPIFSLLDGVLGSYPAPKNLNYLWNFGSLAGMVLVIQLLTGIFLAMHYTPHSAMAFDSVENIMRNVNYGWLMRYMHAVGASMFFVTVYIHIFRNLYYGSYKYPREMLWWLGIVIMLLMMATAFMGYVLPWGQMSFWGATVITNLFSAFPIVGPHIVTWLWGGYSVDNPTLNRFFALHYLLPFVLIGIIILHIWALHQHGSNNPTGVDVKTKKDTVPFNPYYTIKDLFGIGVFLIFFNYLVFFHPNALGDPDNYIPANPMVTPAHIVPEWYFLPFYAILRAVPDKLCGVLAMFGAIILLFFLPWLDYSKVRSAKYRPIFKWAFWVLLLDCVALGYLGGKPPEGIYVILGRAAAIYYYLHFLVLVPLIARFEKPLPLPESIDASVKGH from the coding sequence ATGCATCATAACGACAATACATCTTCCGTTCAGGGTGAACAAAACGGTGCGCAGGGTATCGGCACCACCATCAAGAACTGGATCGAATTTCGTCTGCCGATCTTCTCGCTGCTGGACGGCGTGCTCGGCAGCTATCCGGCTCCGAAAAACCTGAACTATCTGTGGAACTTCGGCTCTCTGGCCGGAATGGTGCTGGTGATCCAGCTGCTGACCGGGATTTTCCTTGCGATGCATTATACGCCGCACAGTGCGATGGCGTTCGACAGCGTCGAAAACATCATGCGCAACGTCAATTACGGCTGGCTCATGCGCTATATGCATGCGGTTGGCGCGTCCATGTTCTTCGTGACGGTTTACATCCATATCTTCCGTAACCTCTATTACGGATCTTACAAATACCCCCGTGAAATGCTGTGGTGGCTCGGTATTGTCATCATGCTGCTGATGATGGCGACTGCTTTCATGGGTTATGTATTGCCGTGGGGGCAGATGAGCTTCTGGGGTGCAACAGTGATCACGAACCTGTTCAGCGCATTCCCGATTGTTGGTCCGCACATCGTGACCTGGCTGTGGGGCGGCTACTCGGTGGATAATCCGACGCTAAACCGTTTTTTTGCGCTGCATTACCTGCTGCCGTTCGTGCTGATCGGGATTATCATCCTGCATATCTGGGCGCTGCACCAGCATGGTTCCAACAACCCGACTGGGGTTGACGTGAAGACCAAGAAGGATACGGTTCCATTCAATCCCTACTATACGATCAAGGATCTGTTCGGGATTGGCGTTTTCCTGATCTTCTTTAACTACCTTGTGTTCTTCCACCCGAACGCTTTGGGCGATCCGGACAATTATATCCCGGCCAACCCGATGGTGACCCCGGCACATATTGTGCCTGAATGGTATTTCCTGCCATTCTATGCGATCCTGCGTGCGGTACCGGATAAACTCTGCGGCGTACTGGCGATGTTCGGTGCGATCATCCTGCTGTTCTTCCTGCCGTGGCTGGATTACTCCAAGGTGCGCAGTGCCAAATACCGTCCCATTTTCAAATGGGCGTTCTGGGTACTGTTGCTGGATTGCGTAGCGCTTGGCTATCTGGGGGGAAAACCGCCGGAAGGGATTTACGTGATCCTCGGCCGCGCAGCTGCAATCTATTACTATCTCCATTTCCTCGTGCTTGTGCCTTTAATCGCTCGGTTTGAAAAACCGCTGCCGTTACCGGAAAGCATCGACGCATCGGTAAAGGGGCACTAA
- a CDS encoding LptF/LptG family permease, whose product MHRYNIYIMKQLAQAATLITLSLTSIIWLTQALRFIDFIVDRGLSFVSFLELTLMLVPSLMLFVIPFAILCAVLFVYYRLMMDSELLVLSGAGLSRFQVARPAVNVAVVATLICYLISLYLLPVSYREFKNMQSFLRDNYASLLLQEDVFNTPVDGLTVYIHDRDKNSILHGIIVHDSRDTKKPPVTMMAEEGKLQQTAQGPRFILYNGNRQEVENGKLSFLNFDQYTLDISFYASAEGARERQPEEMFLWELLYPKGAVGIEAARLVAEGNNRLSWPLFPLALTLLSMGVLLTGQFNRRGQWRRICAVIGIAVVALAASVGFLNLAVQHPWVIALMYANALVLIAVSLWNMGDHIAPGRHIMRQ is encoded by the coding sequence ATGCATCGTTACAATATTTATATCATGAAACAGCTTGCCCAGGCGGCAACGCTTATAACCTTGAGCCTTACCAGCATAATCTGGCTTACGCAAGCTCTTCGCTTTATCGATTTCATTGTGGATCGAGGCTTATCGTTCGTTAGTTTTCTCGAGCTGACGCTGATGCTGGTGCCGTCGCTGATGCTGTTTGTCATTCCGTTTGCCATATTGTGCGCGGTGCTGTTCGTCTATTACCGCCTGATGATGGATAGCGAATTGCTGGTACTGTCGGGGGCGGGGCTGAGCCGGTTTCAGGTTGCCCGGCCTGCGGTTAATGTTGCGGTTGTCGCTACGCTGATCTGCTACCTTATCTCACTCTACCTGCTGCCTGTCAGTTATCGCGAGTTCAAGAATATGCAATCTTTTCTGCGCGATAATTATGCGTCGCTGCTGCTGCAGGAAGACGTGTTCAATACTCCTGTAGACGGATTGACCGTTTACATTCACGACCGCGATAAGAACAGCATACTGCATGGCATTATTGTGCATGACAGCCGCGATACGAAAAAGCCGCCGGTGACCATGATGGCGGAAGAGGGGAAGCTTCAGCAGACTGCGCAGGGGCCGCGCTTCATCCTTTATAACGGCAACCGCCAGGAAGTGGAGAATGGCAAGCTTTCATTCTTGAATTTCGACCAGTATACGCTCGATATCAGTTTTTACGCTTCGGCAGAAGGCGCACGCGAGCGCCAGCCGGAGGAAATGTTTCTGTGGGAGCTGCTATATCCCAAGGGAGCAGTGGGTATTGAGGCCGCAAGGCTCGTGGCGGAAGGCAATAACAGGTTGAGCTGGCCGCTTTTCCCGCTGGCCTTGACGCTCCTGTCGATGGGAGTGCTGCTGACCGGGCAGTTCAACCGCCGTGGCCAGTGGCGCAGGATCTGCGCGGTCATCGGTATTGCGGTTGTGGCGCTTGCAGCTTCGGTCGGTTTCCTGAACCTTGCCGTGCAGCACCCTTGGGTCATTGCACTGATGTATGCTAATGCGCTCGTTCTGATTGCGGTAAGCCTCTGGAATATGGGGGATCATATTGCTCCGGGGCGGCACATAATGAGACAGTGA
- a CDS encoding leucyl aminopeptidase, translated as MITVSFAEHTTDKENAKVKSSFDTLVALVGDGGKLLPAAAALDKMTGGAVKTAVAAGKFTGKKGQTLSIVAPHGLSVQRLVLLGIGKEKEFDLLAAQSAGGKLTGHLNSAGVKKARLIVDAITGVKISADSIAANIAYGAKLRAYSFDKYHTTKKAEEKPTLAAIEVVVKDAKSAGKQFDVFEKIVAGVFFTRDLVSEPANVIYPESLAERCKELTALGVTVEVLSAAMMKKLGMGSLLGVAQGSVREAKLVVMQWKGGSKSDAPLAFVGKGVTFDTGGISIKPAGNMWDMKYDMAGAGAVIGLIKALAGRKAKVNAVGVVGLVENMPDGNAQRPGDVVTSMSGQTIEVLNTDAEGRLVLADALWYTQERFNPAFVIDLATLTGAIVVALGTSRAGLFSNNDKLADQLFASGKKAGEEVWRLPLADVYDKQINSDIADMQNIGKDREAGSITAAQFLQRFIKDKKTPWVHLDIAGMAWAHGDLDVTPKGATGYGIRLLNQLVADYYE; from the coding sequence ATGATCACTGTCTCTTTCGCCGAACATACGACCGATAAGGAAAATGCAAAAGTAAAATCTTCATTCGATACGCTCGTAGCGCTGGTCGGCGATGGCGGTAAACTTCTGCCCGCCGCTGCTGCGCTGGATAAAATGACGGGCGGCGCGGTAAAAACGGCGGTCGCGGCAGGTAAATTCACCGGCAAGAAAGGCCAGACGCTTTCCATAGTAGCGCCTCACGGGCTGAGCGTGCAGCGTCTCGTGCTGCTGGGCATCGGCAAAGAAAAGGAATTCGACCTGCTGGCAGCTCAGTCCGCAGGCGGCAAGCTCACGGGCCATCTCAACAGCGCAGGCGTTAAGAAAGCCCGCCTGATTGTAGACGCTATCACGGGCGTCAAAATCAGCGCAGATTCCATCGCGGCTAATATCGCATACGGCGCAAAACTGCGCGCTTACAGCTTTGACAAATACCACACCACGAAGAAAGCTGAAGAAAAGCCGACGCTTGCAGCAATCGAAGTCGTGGTAAAAGACGCAAAATCTGCAGGCAAACAGTTTGATGTCTTTGAGAAAATCGTCGCAGGTGTTTTCTTCACGCGTGATCTGGTCAGCGAACCGGCAAACGTTATCTATCCTGAATCGCTGGCAGAACGCTGCAAGGAACTGACTGCGCTCGGCGTCACGGTGGAAGTATTGAGTGCCGCAATGATGAAAAAGCTCGGCATGGGCTCGCTGCTCGGCGTTGCCCAGGGCAGCGTACGCGAAGCGAAACTCGTCGTGATGCAGTGGAAAGGCGGCAGCAAGTCTGACGCTCCGCTCGCTTTCGTCGGCAAGGGCGTGACGTTCGACACGGGCGGCATCAGCATCAAACCCGCTGGCAATATGTGGGACATGAAATATGATATGGCAGGTGCAGGCGCAGTGATCGGTCTTATCAAAGCACTCGCAGGCCGCAAGGCGAAAGTGAACGCGGTTGGTGTTGTCGGCCTCGTGGAAAACATGCCGGATGGCAACGCGCAGCGCCCGGGCGACGTAGTGACTTCTATGTCCGGTCAGACGATTGAAGTGCTGAATACCGATGCGGAAGGCCGCCTCGTGCTGGCGGATGCGCTGTGGTACACACAGGAACGCTTCAATCCCGCTTTCGTGATCGACCTCGCAACGCTGACCGGTGCTATCGTTGTCGCACTCGGCACCAGCCGCGCAGGCCTCTTCTCCAACAACGACAAACTGGCCGATCAGCTTTTCGCTTCCGGTAAAAAAGCCGGGGAAGAAGTATGGCGCCTGCCGCTCGCAGATGTGTACGACAAGCAGATCAACTCCGACATCGCCGACATGCAGAATATTGGCAAAGACCGCGAAGCCGGCAGCATTACCGCCGCACAATTCCTGCAGCGCTTCATTAAAGACAAGAAAACCCCGTGGGTGCATCTGGACATCGCCGGTATGGCCTGGGCGCATGGCGATCTGGACGTCACCCCCAAAGGCGCGACCGGCTACGGCATCCGCCTGCTGAACCAGCTCGTAGCGGATTACTACGAGTAA
- the thyX gene encoding FAD-dependent thymidylate synthase, which produces MALTDEQAQEIEAVRGEANKTFRAISPELENILYKPLPVLDHGFVRVIDYMGDDSAIVQAARVSYGKGTKKVNEDAGLINYLMRHRHSTPFEMCEIKFHIKLPIFVARQWIRHRTANVNEYSARYSILDREFYIPTPDQLAAQSQKNRQGRGDLVEGAEAQRVFSLLKDDSAQVYEHYIEMLNEKEDGTPIDPSKKGLARELARMNLTLNYYTQWYWKVDLHNLMHFLSLRADPHAQYEIRVYAEVMLDVLKRWLPTTYEAFMNYRVGGASVSAKGMAAIRKMLAGEQVTQESSGMGKGEWNEFQAMIKG; this is translated from the coding sequence ATGGCATTGACGGACGAACAGGCACAGGAAATCGAAGCAGTACGTGGCGAAGCAAATAAGACCTTCAGAGCAATCTCTCCCGAACTGGAAAATATACTGTATAAGCCCCTGCCCGTTCTTGATCATGGTTTCGTCCGCGTGATCGACTATATGGGCGACGATTCCGCCATCGTGCAGGCCGCCCGCGTTTCCTACGGCAAAGGTACCAAAAAGGTCAATGAAGATGCCGGCCTCATCAATTACCTGATGCGTCACCGCCATTCCACCCCATTCGAAATGTGCGAAATCAAGTTCCACATCAAACTACCCATTTTCGTGGCTCGCCAGTGGATCAGGCACCGCACCGCGAACGTAAACGAATACTCCGCGCGTTATTCCATTCTCGACCGCGAATTCTATATCCCAACACCGGACCAGCTTGCTGCCCAGTCGCAGAAGAACCGCCAGGGCCGCGGCGATCTCGTGGAAGGCGCGGAAGCGCAGCGCGTGTTCAGCCTGCTGAAAGACGATTCCGCACAGGTTTATGAGCATTACATTGAAATGCTGAACGAGAAGGAAGACGGCACACCGATTGATCCTTCCAAGAAAGGCCTCGCACGCGAACTCGCACGCATGAACCTGACACTTAATTATTATACGCAATGGTACTGGAAGGTCGACCTTCATAACCTGATGCACTTCCTGTCCTTACGCGCCGATCCGCATGCGCAGTATGAAATCCGCGTCTATGCGGAAGTGATGCTGGACGTGCTGAAACGCTGGCTGCCCACCACCTATGAAGCCTTCATGAATTACCGTGTCGGCGGGGCAAGCGTTTCCGCCAAAGGCATGGCCGCCATCCGCAAGATGCTGGCAGGCGAACAGGTCACGCAGGAATCCAGCGGCATGGGCAAAGGCGAATGGAACGAATTCCAGGCGATGATTAAGGGATAA
- the rplJ gene encoding 50S ribosomal protein L10, translated as MNRTEKKELIEGLNQSISQSSIVLVAHYKGLTVAEITDLRVKIRNTGAGFKVTKNKLTQRALTGTQFEQISGMFVGPTAIAYSSDPVAVAKVLSEFAKANEKLVMLGGAFGATLLDAKGVTELAKLPSLDELRAKIIGLLNAPATRIASILQAPGGQVARVIGAHSRKDAA; from the coding sequence ATGAACCGTACTGAAAAGAAAGAGTTGATTGAAGGCCTCAATCAGTCCATCAGCCAGTCCAGCATCGTGCTGGTTGCGCATTACAAAGGGCTTACCGTGGCTGAAATCACTGACCTGCGCGTGAAGATCCGCAATACCGGCGCAGGCTTCAAGGTGACCAAGAACAAGCTGACACAACGTGCGCTGACCGGAACCCAGTTCGAACAGATTTCGGGCATGTTCGTCGGTCCGACCGCTATCGCTTATTCCAGCGATCCGGTTGCTGTTGCAAAAGTACTCAGCGAATTCGCGAAAGCCAATGAAAAGCTTGTGATGCTGGGCGGCGCTTTCGGCGCGACCCTGCTGGACGCAAAAGGTGTCACCGAACTGGCAAAGCTGCCTTCGCTCGACGAACTGCGCGCCAAGATCATCGGCCTCCTCAATGCTCCGGCGACCCGTATCGCCAGCATTCTGCAGGCTCCGGGCGGTCAGGTTGCCCGCGTTATCGGCGCACATTCCCGCAAGGATGCTGCGTAA
- the petA gene encoding ubiquinol-cytochrome c reductase iron-sulfur subunit, translated as MHNDKTCCGGHHAEENQPQEGTTRRDFLVLATTGAMGAIGAAATAWPFIDSMNPSADVLALSSTEVDLSPIEPGQGIKVKWRGKPVFVRHRTPKEIEEAEAVPVETLRDPQKDDERVKPGHKEWLIVIDVCTHLGCIPIAYQGDFGGWFCPCHGSQYDTAGRIRKGPAPLNLAVPEYTFLTPTKVRIG; from the coding sequence ATGCATAATGACAAAACCTGCTGCGGCGGGCATCACGCAGAAGAAAACCAGCCCCAAGAAGGAACGACTCGCAGAGACTTCCTGGTACTTGCAACCACAGGCGCAATGGGCGCTATTGGCGCTGCGGCAACTGCCTGGCCTTTCATTGACAGCATGAATCCTTCCGCGGACGTACTTGCGCTTTCCTCCACCGAAGTTGATCTTTCCCCCATCGAACCTGGTCAGGGCATCAAGGTGAAATGGCGCGGCAAGCCGGTTTTCGTGCGCCACCGTACGCCTAAAGAAATCGAGGAAGCGGAAGCGGTACCGGTTGAAACGCTGCGCGATCCCCAGAAAGACGATGAGCGTGTGAAGCCGGGTCATAAGGAATGGCTGATCGTTATCGACGTATGCACGCATCTGGGCTGCATTCCGATTGCTTATCAGGGGGATTTCGGCGGCTGGTTCTGCCCGTGCCACGGCTCCCAGTACGATACGGCCGGACGCATCCGCAAAGGCCCTGCGCCGCTTAACCTGGCCGTGCCTGAATACACATTTCTAACCCCTACCAAAGTACGGATTGGCTGA